The Streptomyces sp. NBC_01244 genome contains a region encoding:
- a CDS encoding MFS transporter, whose amino-acid sequence MFGTVNTYRRVIALTGPLLPLISFLARLPVAMSQFGSVLLVAETSGSLATAGIVGGTLSAGQVVFGPVLGRLADRHGQRTVVLTAAAVNAVATAALVVGALADLATVPLAAIGFVTGASVPLIGPLARTRSVALAHRAKSDESVVGAIHSLEGTLDEVSFVFGPALVGLATLALHPAIALGGAAALVAVFGTLYALHPTAAVTAAVPAGVLRGKERSRVRPPRVVIAVRGSLALQGAMFGACQAGIAALTAQLGVPGQAGIVYAAMGVVSAAVGLSLGALPARFGLRLRWRWATAAALVLSVPLLFTETLWPLYVVVTVLGAAYAPHLITAFALTERAVEPSRLAESMAFAASSLVAGQAASLAVSGRLAEWYGPSAAFAVAVGAAALCLVLALVTKVPAGRAHAPVVSVGGARPEAVLEGAAYAGR is encoded by the coding sequence GTGTTTGGAACCGTCAACACCTATCGAAGAGTCATCGCCCTGACCGGGCCCCTTCTCCCGCTCATTTCCTTCCTCGCCCGACTGCCCGTCGCGATGTCGCAGTTCGGCAGCGTCCTCCTGGTCGCCGAGACCAGTGGCTCCCTCGCCACCGCGGGCATAGTCGGCGGCACCCTCTCCGCCGGCCAGGTGGTCTTCGGACCCGTCCTGGGCCGGCTCGCCGACCGTCACGGGCAGCGCACCGTCGTCCTGACGGCCGCCGCGGTCAACGCGGTGGCGACCGCCGCCCTGGTGGTCGGGGCGCTCGCCGACCTCGCCACCGTCCCGCTCGCCGCGATCGGCTTCGTCACCGGGGCCTCCGTCCCGCTGATCGGACCGCTCGCCCGTACCCGCTCCGTGGCCCTGGCGCACCGCGCCAAGTCCGACGAGAGCGTCGTGGGCGCCATCCACTCCCTCGAAGGCACCCTGGACGAGGTCTCCTTCGTCTTCGGGCCCGCCCTCGTGGGTCTGGCCACCCTCGCGCTGCACCCGGCCATCGCGCTGGGCGGCGCGGCGGCCCTCGTCGCCGTGTTCGGCACCCTCTACGCGCTGCACCCGACCGCCGCCGTCACGGCCGCAGTGCCCGCCGGAGTCCTCCGGGGCAAGGAGCGCTCCCGGGTCCGCCCGCCCCGCGTGGTCATCGCGGTACGGGGCTCACTCGCCCTCCAGGGCGCCATGTTCGGCGCCTGCCAGGCCGGAATCGCCGCCCTCACCGCACAGTTGGGCGTCCCCGGCCAGGCCGGCATCGTGTACGCGGCCATGGGCGTCGTCAGCGCCGCCGTCGGGCTGTCGCTCGGCGCGCTGCCCGCCCGCTTCGGACTGCGGCTGCGCTGGCGGTGGGCCACGGCGGCCGCGCTCGTGCTCTCCGTACCGCTGCTCTTCACGGAAACCCTGTGGCCGCTGTACGTGGTCGTCACCGTGCTCGGAGCCGCCTACGCCCCGCACCTGATCACCGCCTTCGCGCTCACCGAGCGGGCGGTGGAGCCGTCCCGGCTCGCCGAGTCGATGGCCTTCGCCGCCAGCTCGCTCGTCGCCGGCCAGGCCGCCTCGCTCGCCGTCTCCGGGCGGCTCGCCGAGTGGTACGGGCCCTCCGCCGCCTTCGCGGTGGCCGTGGGCGCGGCCGCCCTGTGCCTGGTCCTGGCCCTGGTCACCAAGGTCCCGGCGGGCCGTGCGCACGCTCCGGTGGTCTCCGTCGGGGGCGCCCGCCCGGAAGCCGTCCTGGAAGGCGCCGCCTACGCCGGGCGCTGA
- the glgX gene encoding glycogen debranching protein GlgX, whose amino-acid sequence MQVWPGQAYPLGATYDGAGTNFAVYSEAARRIELCLLHDDGSETAIELRETDAFVRHAYLPGIMPGQRYGFRVHGPYEPERGRRCNAAKLLLDPYARAVAGSVDWGEEVYGYHFGRPDSRNDLDSAPKSMSSVVVNPYFDWANDRPPRHEYHHTVLYEAHVKGLTMRHPDLPEELRGTYGALAHPAVIGHLTKLGVTALELMPVHQFVNDHRLVDDGLSNYWGYNTIGFFAPHNGYASGDRGQQVLEFKSAVRALHEAGIEVILDVVYNHTAEGNHLGPTLSFRGLDNASYYRLADDPRHYMDTTGTGNSLLMRSPHVLQLIMDSLRYWVTEMHVDGFRFDLAATLARQFHEVDRLSSFFDLVQQDPVVSQVKLIAEPWDLGEGGYQVGNFPPLWTEWNGKYRDTVRDLWRGQPRTLAEFAGRLTGSSDLYQDDGRRPLASINFTTCHDGFTLNDLVSYNEKHNEANREGNRDGETHNRSWNCGTEGPTEDPETVDLRERQMRNFIATLMLSQGVPMISHGDEFARTQGGNNNAYCQDNDLSWVTWPEPGKPAPALLEFTRRMVWLRREHPVFRRRRFFHGRPVEGTHDELSDIAWFTPHGEEMRARDWQAQHARALAVFLNGEAISEPGTRGERITDDSFLLMFNAGAEAQDFTVPAGHGAQWRLVVDTARPDVLAPGTGPQYAAGDRVTLTGRCLVVLQRPA is encoded by the coding sequence ATGCAGGTCTGGCCGGGACAGGCGTATCCGCTCGGTGCCACGTATGACGGCGCCGGCACCAATTTCGCGGTCTATTCGGAGGCCGCCCGACGCATCGAGCTGTGCCTGCTGCACGACGACGGTTCGGAGACCGCGATCGAACTGCGCGAGACCGACGCGTTCGTCCGGCACGCCTACCTGCCGGGCATCATGCCCGGCCAGCGCTACGGATTCCGGGTGCACGGCCCCTACGAGCCCGAGCGCGGCAGGCGCTGCAACGCGGCGAAGCTGCTCCTGGACCCGTACGCGCGGGCCGTCGCGGGCAGCGTCGACTGGGGCGAGGAGGTGTACGGCTACCACTTCGGCCGGCCCGACTCCCGCAACGACCTGGACTCCGCGCCCAAGAGCATGAGTTCGGTCGTGGTCAACCCGTACTTCGACTGGGCCAACGACCGGCCGCCGCGCCACGAGTACCACCACACCGTGCTCTACGAGGCCCACGTGAAGGGCCTGACCATGCGTCATCCGGACCTCCCCGAGGAGCTGCGCGGCACGTACGGGGCCCTCGCGCACCCGGCGGTCATCGGGCACCTGACCAAGCTGGGGGTGACGGCGCTGGAGCTGATGCCGGTCCACCAGTTCGTCAACGACCACCGGCTCGTCGACGACGGGCTCAGCAACTACTGGGGCTACAACACCATCGGCTTCTTCGCCCCGCACAACGGCTACGCCTCGGGCGACCGCGGCCAGCAGGTGCTGGAGTTCAAGTCGGCCGTCCGAGCCCTGCACGAGGCCGGCATCGAGGTGATCCTCGACGTGGTCTACAACCACACCGCCGAGGGCAACCACCTGGGCCCGACGCTGTCCTTCCGGGGCCTGGACAACGCCTCGTACTACCGGCTCGCGGACGATCCCCGGCACTACATGGACACCACCGGCACCGGCAACTCGCTGCTGATGCGCTCCCCGCACGTGCTCCAGCTGATCATGGACTCGCTGCGCTACTGGGTCACCGAGATGCACGTGGACGGTTTCCGCTTCGACCTGGCGGCCACACTGGCCCGCCAGTTCCACGAGGTGGACCGGCTTTCCTCGTTCTTCGACCTGGTCCAGCAGGATCCGGTGGTCAGCCAGGTCAAGCTGATCGCGGAGCCGTGGGACCTGGGCGAGGGCGGCTACCAGGTGGGCAACTTCCCGCCGCTGTGGACCGAGTGGAACGGCAAGTACCGGGACACCGTACGGGACCTGTGGCGCGGGCAGCCGCGCACGCTCGCGGAGTTCGCGGGCCGGCTGACGGGCTCTTCCGACCTCTATCAGGACGACGGCCGGCGGCCGCTGGCCTCGATCAACTTCACGACCTGTCACGACGGTTTCACCCTGAACGACCTGGTCTCGTACAACGAGAAGCACAACGAGGCCAACCGCGAGGGCAATCGGGACGGCGAGACCCACAACCGCTCCTGGAACTGCGGGACGGAGGGGCCGACGGAGGATCCGGAGACGGTGGACCTGCGCGAGCGCCAGATGCGCAACTTCATCGCCACGCTGATGCTTTCGCAGGGCGTGCCGATGATCAGTCACGGAGACGAGTTCGCCCGCACCCAGGGCGGCAACAACAACGCCTACTGCCAGGACAACGACCTGTCGTGGGTGACCTGGCCCGAGCCCGGCAAACCGGCGCCCGCCCTGCTGGAGTTCACCCGGAGGATGGTGTGGCTGCGGCGGGAGCACCCGGTGTTCCGGCGGCGCCGGTTCTTCCACGGCCGGCCGGTGGAGGGGACCCACGACGAGCTTTCGGACATCGCCTGGTTCACCCCGCACGGCGAGGAGATGCGGGCCCGCGACTGGCAGGCCCAGCACGCGCGGGCACTGGCGGTGTTCCTGAACGGGGAGGCCATCTCAGAGCCCGGCACCCGCGGGGAGCGGATCACCGACGACTCCTTCCTGCTGATGTTCAACGCGGGCGCCGAAGCACAGGACTTCACGGTCCCGGCCGGGCACGGAGCGCAGTGGCGGCTGGTCGTGGACACGGCGCGGCCGGACGTACTGGCACCCGGTACCGGGCCGCAGTACGCGGCCGGGGACCGGGTGACACTGACAGGACGGTGTCTGGTGGTGCTTCAGCGCCCGGCGTAG
- a CDS encoding SAV2148 family HEPN domain-containing protein — MSSGGLELPPGDSGHEGGPADAAGGAAGGIPAGAVSLAPPEAGGTGKAQAGAGAELDWGADAWSEVRTRAQRAGRAYIWLNLIEQRLRSVVGAVLRPVYEPVHGGDDWVVAAAGPAGQEWVQRAVAVREVSRRKGYLLDSADDNVLSFLTLPQLRELMVQHWPCFEPYFDDRREIEQALDELEVTRNVVSRNRALSRAVLEQAERASARLLEVLGGGAGSPAADRLPIDAVEDLVGDRYADVISVHPDRVRLQRQLPAEDLFGGARRLDAIGIGLNLLVQNFSGRRLVRLAEAGCRVRLLFLNPASSAVKRRERELGLRKGELSRSVEMNILHVRRVRAGLRDPSRFEIHVFDETPRFTAYLVEGESSGIAVVQSYLRRARGMEAPVLVLRGGGRAAQVRPGHEHGLFPTYREEFESIWQDSRPVS; from the coding sequence GTGAGCTCGGGAGGTCTGGAGCTGCCCCCTGGTGACAGCGGTCACGAGGGCGGCCCGGCGGACGCCGCGGGCGGTGCGGCCGGCGGAATCCCCGCCGGGGCCGTGTCGCTGGCCCCGCCGGAGGCCGGTGGGACCGGGAAGGCGCAGGCGGGAGCCGGCGCCGAGCTGGACTGGGGCGCGGACGCCTGGAGCGAGGTCCGGACCCGGGCCCAGCGCGCCGGGCGCGCGTACATCTGGCTGAACCTGATCGAGCAGCGGCTGCGGTCCGTGGTCGGGGCGGTGCTCCGGCCGGTCTACGAGCCCGTGCACGGCGGGGACGACTGGGTGGTGGCGGCCGCGGGCCCCGCCGGCCAGGAATGGGTGCAGCGCGCCGTCGCCGTACGCGAGGTCAGCCGCCGCAAGGGCTACCTGCTGGACTCCGCCGACGACAACGTGCTGAGCTTCCTCACCCTGCCGCAGCTGCGCGAGCTGATGGTCCAGCACTGGCCCTGCTTCGAGCCGTACTTCGACGACCGGCGCGAGATCGAGCAGGCGCTGGACGAGCTGGAGGTCACCCGCAACGTCGTCTCGCGCAACCGGGCCCTGTCGCGGGCGGTCCTGGAACAGGCCGAGCGGGCGTCGGCGCGGCTGCTGGAGGTACTGGGCGGCGGCGCGGGCTCGCCGGCCGCGGACCGGCTGCCCATCGACGCCGTCGAGGACCTGGTCGGCGACCGGTACGCGGACGTCATCTCCGTCCACCCGGACCGGGTGCGACTGCAGCGCCAGCTCCCGGCGGAAGACCTCTTCGGCGGCGCGCGGCGGCTCGACGCCATCGGCATCGGGCTCAACCTGCTGGTCCAGAACTTCTCCGGCCGAAGACTCGTACGCCTCGCCGAGGCCGGCTGCCGGGTACGGCTGCTGTTCCTGAACCCGGCGAGCAGCGCGGTCAAGCGGCGCGAGCGGGAGCTGGGCCTGCGCAAGGGCGAGCTGAGCCGCTCGGTGGAGATGAACATCCTGCACGTGCGGCGGGTGCGGGCGGGCCTGCGCGACCCCTCGCGCTTCGAGATCCACGTCTTCGACGAGACCCCGCGCTTCACCGCGTACCTGGTGGAAGGCGAGTCCTCGGGCATCGCGGTGGTCCAGTCGTACCTGCGCCGGGCCCGGGGCATGGAAGCGCCGGTCCTCGTCCTGCGGGGCGGCGGGCGGGCCGCACAGGTGCGACCCGGTCACGAGCACGGCCTCTTCCCGACCTACCGGGAGGAATTCGAGTCGATCTGGCAGGACTCCCGCCCGGTGTCGTGA
- a CDS encoding exonuclease domain-containing protein → MGDWHGGPMVAFDLETTGTDIESDRIVTAAVVAVGPDGQVARERTWLVDPGVSIPEQASAIHGISTDHARSRGMAAAPAIEEITRTLVEALSSGTPLVVMNARYDLTLLDRECRRHGIRPLGERWPGSSAPPVIDPLVLDKHADRYRKGRRTLQALCEHYGVTLEAAHDAGADALAAARAARRMGAVHAAIGTVALADLHELQIRAAAEQAASLQSYLRRTSDPEAIVERAWPVVPYRV, encoded by the coding sequence ATGGGGGACTGGCACGGCGGGCCGATGGTGGCCTTCGATCTGGAGACCACGGGGACCGACATCGAGTCCGACCGGATCGTGACGGCCGCCGTCGTGGCGGTCGGGCCGGACGGGCAGGTGGCGCGGGAGCGGACATGGCTGGTCGACCCCGGCGTGTCCATCCCGGAACAGGCCTCGGCCATCCACGGCATCTCCACGGACCACGCCCGCTCACGGGGCATGGCGGCGGCGCCGGCGATCGAGGAGATCACCCGGACGCTCGTGGAGGCGCTGAGCTCGGGGACCCCGCTGGTGGTGATGAACGCGCGGTACGACCTGACCCTGCTGGACCGCGAGTGCCGCCGCCACGGGATCCGTCCGCTCGGCGAGCGCTGGCCGGGGAGTTCCGCGCCGCCCGTCATCGACCCGCTGGTACTGGACAAGCACGCGGACCGGTACCGCAAGGGCAGGCGGACCCTCCAGGCCCTCTGCGAGCACTACGGCGTGACCCTGGAAGCGGCGCACGACGCGGGCGCGGACGCGCTGGCGGCGGCGCGCGCCGCGCGGCGGATGGGGGCCGTGCACGCTGCGATAGGGACGGTCGCCCTGGCGGACCTGCACGAGCTCCAGATCCGCGCGGCGGCCGAGCAGGCGGCCTCGCTGCAGAGCTACCTGCGGCGGACCTCGGACCCCGAGGCGATAGTCGAGCGGGCCTGGCCCGTCGTGCCGTACCGGGTCTGA
- a CDS encoding TetR/AcrR family transcriptional regulator has translation MGATRTPRGSWIEEGLRALAAGGPEAVRIEPLAQALGVSKGGFYGYFGNRDTLLTEMLDTWEREAAEAVIEQVEGAGGDPRARLKRLFAIAAASGSPARGVATDLAIRDWARRDESVAERLRRVDNRRMDYLRSLFGAFCPDQDDVEVRCMIVYSMRIGGYLIAADHGPLSRSEVMERTRDWLLR, from the coding sequence GTGGGCGCGACCCGTACGCCGCGCGGCAGCTGGATCGAGGAAGGGCTGCGGGCCCTGGCCGCGGGCGGCCCGGAAGCCGTCCGGATCGAACCGCTCGCGCAGGCTCTCGGCGTCAGCAAGGGCGGCTTCTACGGGTACTTCGGCAACCGGGACACCCTGCTCACCGAGATGCTCGACACCTGGGAGCGCGAGGCCGCCGAGGCCGTGATCGAACAGGTCGAGGGTGCGGGCGGAGACCCCCGGGCCAGGCTGAAGCGGCTGTTCGCGATCGCCGCGGCCTCCGGCAGTCCCGCGCGGGGCGTCGCGACCGATCTCGCGATCCGCGACTGGGCGCGGCGCGACGAGTCCGTCGCGGAGCGGCTCCGGCGCGTCGACAACCGCCGCATGGACTACTTGCGTTCGCTGTTCGGTGCCTTCTGTCCCGACCAGGACGACGTCGAGGTCCGCTGCATGATCGTCTACTCCATGCGGATCGGCGGCTACCTCATCGCCGCCGACCACGGCCCCCTGAGCCGCTCCGAGGTCATGGAGCGCACCCGGGACTGGCTGCTCCGCTAG
- a CDS encoding DUF2867 domain-containing protein → MRLPRTAHTDRPWRIHEIAGDFRVEDVWELPTPGGPDDLARLVEQFEKGWGQHDASPVLRALFAVRWKLGALLGWDEPADGLGGRVPSLRDRLPEDLRGSARGPGSGSSSFSTVYQTHDEWALETANRTVHGVLHIGWVPDGDGAGGYHGRMAVLVKPNGLLGAVYMAGIKPFRHLGVYPAMLRGIGRAWRARTGSGAAA, encoded by the coding sequence ATGAGACTCCCCAGAACCGCGCACACCGACCGTCCCTGGCGGATCCACGAGATCGCCGGCGACTTCCGGGTCGAGGACGTGTGGGAGCTCCCGACGCCGGGCGGTCCGGACGACCTCGCACGGCTCGTGGAGCAGTTCGAGAAGGGCTGGGGGCAGCACGACGCCTCCCCGGTGCTGCGCGCGCTCTTCGCGGTCCGCTGGAAGCTGGGGGCCCTGCTCGGCTGGGACGAGCCCGCCGACGGCCTCGGCGGCCGGGTGCCGAGCCTGCGGGACCGGCTGCCCGAGGACCTCCGGGGCAGCGCCCGGGGTCCGGGGTCCGGGTCCTCGTCGTTCAGCACCGTTTACCAGACGCACGACGAGTGGGCGCTGGAGACCGCCAACCGGACCGTGCACGGGGTCCTGCACATCGGCTGGGTCCCGGACGGGGACGGAGCGGGCGGCTACCACGGCCGGATGGCCGTCCTGGTCAAGCCGAACGGGCTCCTCGGCGCCGTCTACATGGCGGGGATCAAGCCCTTCCGCCACCTCGGGGTGTACCCGGCGATGCTGCGCGGCATCGGCCGCGCATGGCGGGCCCGTACGGGCTCCGGCGCGGCGGCCTGA
- a CDS encoding phosphotransferase enzyme family protein: MDEARAREALTAAGLARAGAGASAPRLLALGENAVFALDDGLVAKVGREADLLPRAELELAVAAWLARAGVPAVRAAEPEPRLVDGHPVTLWHRLPDAVRPAGPGDLAALLRQIHTLPAPPFTLPPRDLLGGVERWLRLAGGAIDPADAAYLRARRDGYAARVAALTPHLAPGPIHGDALPRNVHVGPDGPVLVDLETVSCDLREHDLVVMALSRDRYGLPGAAYEEFTAAYGWDVRDWEGCAVLRGARETASCAWVSQHAPANPKALAEFRRRVASLREGDPEIRWHPF, encoded by the coding sequence ATGGACGAGGCACGCGCCCGGGAAGCCCTGACGGCGGCGGGCCTGGCACGGGCGGGGGCCGGGGCGTCCGCGCCCCGACTGCTGGCCCTCGGCGAGAACGCCGTCTTCGCGCTCGACGACGGCCTCGTCGCCAAGGTCGGCCGGGAGGCGGATCTGCTGCCGCGCGCCGAGCTGGAACTCGCGGTGGCGGCCTGGCTCGCGCGGGCCGGGGTCCCCGCGGTCCGCGCGGCCGAGCCGGAGCCCCGGCTGGTGGACGGGCACCCGGTGACGTTGTGGCACCGGCTCCCCGACGCGGTCCGCCCGGCGGGCCCGGGGGACCTCGCCGCGCTGCTGAGGCAGATCCACACCCTGCCCGCACCCCCCTTCACCCTGCCCCCGCGCGATCTGCTGGGCGGGGTCGAGCGCTGGCTGCGACTGGCGGGCGGCGCGATCGATCCGGCGGACGCCGCGTACCTGCGGGCCCGACGCGACGGGTACGCCGCCCGGGTCGCCGCCCTCACCCCGCACCTCGCTCCGGGCCCGATCCACGGCGACGCGCTGCCCCGCAACGTCCACGTGGGCCCGGACGGGCCGGTGCTCGTCGACCTGGAGACGGTCTCCTGCGACCTGCGCGAGCACGACCTGGTGGTGATGGCCCTCTCCCGCGACCGGTACGGCCTGCCCGGCGCGGCGTACGAGGAGTTCACGGCGGCGTACGGCTGGGACGTGCGCGACTGGGAGGGCTGCGCTGTCCTGCGCGGCGCCCGCGAGACGGCCAGCTGCGCCTGGGTCTCCCAGCACGCCCCGGCCAACCCGAAGGCCCTGGCCGAGTTCCGGCGCCGCGTGGCCTCCTTGCGCGAGGGCGACCCGGAAATCCGCTGGCACCCGTTCTAG
- a CDS encoding DUF1697 domain-containing protein translates to MTKTTKATKTKYAALLRGINVGGNKKVPMAELRQVLDGLGHEDAQTYLQSGNAVFTSTTDKTPTALARDLEAAIEAHFGFRVPCLVVDGAYLRAVADACPFPAADLEGKQLHATFCSEQPDPSRFASIDAPAYLPEEYRVGDRVIYLYAPNGLGRSKLGEALAKPAVVKGLDVTSRNWNTVAKLVELTRD, encoded by the coding sequence ATGACCAAGACGACCAAGGCGACCAAGACGAAGTACGCGGCGCTGCTCCGGGGCATCAACGTCGGCGGGAACAAGAAGGTACCGATGGCCGAGCTGCGCCAGGTCCTGGACGGCCTCGGCCACGAGGATGCGCAGACGTACCTCCAGAGCGGCAACGCCGTCTTCACCAGTACGACGGACAAGACCCCGACGGCCCTCGCCCGCGACCTGGAGGCAGCCATCGAAGCCCACTTCGGCTTCCGGGTCCCCTGCCTGGTGGTCGACGGCGCCTACCTGCGCGCCGTCGCCGACGCCTGCCCCTTCCCGGCCGCCGACCTCGAAGGCAAACAGCTCCACGCCACCTTCTGCTCCGAGCAGCCCGACCCGTCCCGCTTCGCCTCGATCGACGCGCCCGCGTACCTCCCGGAGGAGTACCGCGTGGGCGACCGCGTCATCTACCTCTACGCCCCGAACGGCCTCGGCCGCTCCAAGCTCGGCGAGGCCCTCGCCAAGCCGGCGGTGGTCAAGGGCCTGGACGTGACCAGCCGCAACTGGAACACGGTCGCCAAGCTGGTGGAACTCACGCGGGACTGA
- a CDS encoding aldo/keto reductase — MSVDVDETFALGGDLPVRRLGLGTGGLVGSGYWGPRAARPASVALLRTAVARGVTLIDTADNYGPHLAEELVAEALHPYGERLVVSTKGGVVRTGPDQWHAAGRPEDLRSMCEASLRRLRLDRIDLYQLHRFDPAVPPAEQLGTLAELRAEGKIRHIGLNTVTADQLREALSLVPVASVQNPYNLLDRSSAELLALCEARGIAFLPYYPLGNGALTRESAAALTAVAAEHGASTGQIALAWLLQHSPVLCPTPGTGSPDHLAENLDAATVHLTPHEMTLLNGLAE, encoded by the coding sequence ATGTCTGTTGACGTGGATGAGACGTTCGCCCTCGGCGGGGACCTGCCCGTGCGCCGCCTCGGTCTCGGCACCGGCGGCCTGGTCGGCTCCGGCTACTGGGGCCCGCGCGCCGCCCGCCCCGCATCGGTCGCGCTGCTGCGCACCGCCGTCGCACGCGGGGTCACCCTGATCGACACCGCCGACAACTACGGCCCCCACCTGGCCGAGGAGCTGGTGGCCGAGGCCCTCCACCCGTACGGGGAGCGGCTGGTGGTCTCCACCAAGGGCGGCGTGGTGCGCACCGGCCCCGACCAGTGGCACGCGGCGGGCCGCCCGGAGGACCTGCGCTCCATGTGCGAGGCGAGCCTGCGCAGGCTCCGGCTGGACCGGATCGACCTGTACCAGCTGCACCGCTTCGATCCGGCCGTCCCGCCGGCGGAACAGCTGGGCACGCTGGCCGAGCTGCGGGCGGAGGGCAAGATCCGCCACATCGGGCTGAACACGGTGACGGCGGACCAGCTCAGGGAAGCCCTGTCCCTGGTTCCGGTGGCCTCGGTCCAGAACCCGTACAACCTCCTGGACCGCTCCTCGGCGGAGCTCCTCGCCCTGTGCGAGGCCCGGGGCATCGCCTTCCTCCCCTACTACCCGCTCGGCAACGGCGCCCTGACACGGGAGAGCGCCGCCGCACTGACGGCGGTCGCCGCCGAACACGGCGCGTCCACCGGCCAGATCGCCCTGGCCTGGCTCCTCCAGCACTCCCCGGTCCTGTGCCCCACGCCGGGTACGGGCTCCCCGGACCACCTGGCGGAGAACCTGGACGCGGCAACGGTCCACCTGACCCCGCACGAGATGACCCTGCTGAACGGGCTGGCGGAGTAG
- a CDS encoding ketopantoate reductase family protein, with product MRYIIIGAGAIGATIGGRLAESGNEVVLVARGPHAEALRANGLRLTTADGERMHRLPVVKGPAELGELRPDDVLLLTVKTQDALAALDAWADAEVTGGGTAAQRLPVLCAQNGVESERLALRRFARVYGVCVWLPATFLEPGVVSALCAPLTGILHLGKAAGGADGPVRRIAADLEKAGFGAPVTEDVMRWKYAKLLGNLGNAIQATTGPEPEPAKAALLLRAVREAKAAFAAAGLDWTSDAEQAAVRDGKVDAPAGTVRGGSSWQSLARGTGSVEADYLNGEVVLLGRLHGVATPVNDTLRHAANIFAREGLPPGAMSIEDLTALADEAAARL from the coding sequence ATGCGTTACATCATCATCGGCGCCGGAGCGATCGGCGCGACCATCGGCGGACGGCTCGCGGAGTCGGGCAACGAGGTCGTCCTCGTCGCGCGCGGCCCCCACGCGGAGGCTCTGCGGGCGAACGGGCTGCGGCTCACCACGGCGGACGGCGAGCGGATGCACCGGCTCCCCGTCGTGAAGGGGCCGGCCGAGCTGGGTGAACTGCGCCCCGACGACGTGCTGTTGCTGACCGTGAAGACCCAGGACGCGCTCGCCGCGCTCGACGCCTGGGCCGACGCGGAGGTCACGGGCGGCGGTACGGCGGCGCAGCGGCTGCCGGTGCTGTGCGCGCAGAACGGCGTGGAGAGCGAACGCCTCGCCCTACGGCGCTTCGCGCGCGTGTACGGGGTCTGCGTGTGGCTGCCGGCGACCTTCCTGGAGCCGGGGGTGGTCTCGGCGCTCTGCGCGCCGCTGACCGGGATCCTGCACCTCGGGAAGGCCGCCGGAGGCGCCGACGGGCCCGTCCGGCGGATCGCGGCCGACCTGGAGAAGGCCGGGTTCGGGGCGCCGGTCACCGAGGACGTGATGCGGTGGAAGTACGCGAAGCTGCTGGGCAATCTGGGCAACGCGATCCAGGCCACGACCGGCCCCGAGCCCGAACCCGCGAAGGCGGCACTGCTGCTGCGGGCCGTGCGCGAGGCGAAGGCCGCCTTCGCCGCCGCGGGGCTCGACTGGACTTCGGACGCGGAGCAGGCGGCGGTGCGCGACGGCAAGGTCGATGCGCCGGCCGGGACGGTACGGGGCGGGTCGTCCTGGCAGAGCCTGGCGCGGGGTACGGGGTCGGTGGAGGCGGACTATCTCAACGGGGAGGTCGTCCTGCTGGGGCGGCTGCACGGGGTGGCCACGCCGGTCAATGACACGCTGCGGCACGCGGCGAACATCTTCGCGCGGGAGGGCTTGCCGCCCGGGGCGATGTCCATCGAGGACCTGACGGCCCTCGCCGACGAGGCCGCGGCGAGGCTCTGA
- a CDS encoding sirohydrochlorin chelatase: MSAHSTHRAQAPALLVLAHGSRDPRHAATVHALTRRVRALRPGLRVETAFLDFDTPTVDQAVASLYLSGVREIVALPLLLTRAFHAKSDIPAVLAGATSHLPDLSVRIADVLGPSPLLLATLERRLWEAGLTPADRATTGVVLASAGSSDPEAIAVIAEIAREWRHTGWCAVRPAFASAVLPRAEDAVRALRAEGVRRIAVAPYVIAPGRLPDRITAGAEAAGADVISGVLGPSPELARLLLRRFDASAASPARIPALAA, translated from the coding sequence GTGTCGGCGCACTCCACGCACCGGGCACAGGCCCCCGCCCTGCTCGTCCTCGCCCACGGCAGCCGCGACCCGCGGCACGCGGCGACCGTGCACGCCCTCACCCGGCGGGTGCGGGCGCTGCGGCCGGGGCTGCGCGTGGAGACCGCGTTCCTGGACTTCGACACCCCGACCGTCGACCAGGCGGTGGCCTCGCTCTACCTCTCGGGCGTACGCGAGATCGTGGCGCTCCCGCTCCTCCTGACGCGGGCGTTCCACGCGAAGTCCGACATCCCGGCGGTGCTCGCCGGAGCCACGTCCCACCTGCCGGACCTCTCGGTCCGGATCGCGGATGTGCTCGGCCCGTCGCCGCTGCTGCTGGCGACCCTGGAGCGCCGGCTGTGGGAAGCCGGCCTCACCCCGGCGGACCGCGCCACCACCGGTGTGGTGCTCGCGTCCGCCGGTTCCTCAGACCCGGAGGCGATCGCGGTGATCGCTGAAATCGCGCGGGAGTGGCGGCACACCGGTTGGTGCGCCGTGCGGCCTGCGTTCGCCTCCGCTGTTCTCCCCCGGGCGGAGGACGCCGTACGGGCCCTGCGCGCGGAGGGCGTCCGCCGGATCGCGGTGGCCCCCTACGTCATCGCCCCCGGCCGGCTCCCCGACCGCATCACGGCGGGCGCCGAGGCCGCGGGTGCCGACGTGATCTCCGGCGTCCTGGGCCCCTCCCCAGAACTGGCCCGGCTGCTGCTCCGCCGGTTCGACGCGTCCGCCGCATCCCCTGCCCGCATCCCGGCCCTGGCGGCCTGA